The following are encoded together in the Narcine bancroftii isolate sNarBan1 chromosome 10, sNarBan1.hap1, whole genome shotgun sequence genome:
- the LOC138744931 gene encoding E3 ubiquitin-protein ligase RNF182: protein MQGTIRVPELKMNCTDTAGDESTELECTICYQRYNSHSRKPKILECLHRVCARCLHKILDTNDRSHTMSCPFCRQDTEVDEGDVETLPDDRNIMCKLTAQDRATWNSGCKEIVLTPKNFTSSNSTLDSSNCLVITIREIQRNSPMTPRRHNTSDYHTDHSLETISITSQSRIDQDVFSKICNRVPRILVWFLGFFYFSSLPLGIYLLVIQKVALGIVCVSLVPSSLTVCLIYGFCQCLCHGICDCSSRN from the exons ATGCAAGGCACGATCAG AGTGCCTGAATTAAAGATGAATTGCACTGACACAGCAGGAGATGAAAGTACTGAACTGGAATGTACAATTTGTTACCAAAGGTACAATAGCCATAGCCGAAAGCCGAAGATATTGGAATGTTTACACAGAGTATGTGCAAGATGTCTACACAAAATCCTAGATACCAATGACCGCTCCCACACCATGAGCTGTCCCTTCTGTCGTCAAGACACAGAAGTTGATGAGGGTGAtgttgaaactcttcctgatgaTAGAAACATCATGTGCAAacttacagcacaggacagggcAACATGGAATTCTGGTTGCAAAGAGATTGTTTTAACACCAAAGAATTTcacttcatctaattcaacactTGATTCTTCCAACTGCTTAGTTATTACCATAAGGGAGATTCAAAGAAATTCTCCAATGACTCCAAGAAGGCATAACACCTCTGATTACCATACTGATCACAGTCTTGAAACCATATCTATTACGTCCCAAAGTAGAATTGATCAAGATGTGTTCTCTAAAATTTGTAACCGTGTGCCGAGAATACTAGTGTGGTTTCTTGGTTTCTTCTATTTCAGCTCGTTGCCACTTGGAATTTATCTTTTGGTAATCCAAAAAGTGGCTCTCGGTATTGTTTGTGTCAGTCTTGTTCCTTCCAGTTTGACTGTTTGCTTGATCTATGGTTTTTGTCAGTGCCTTTGTCATGGTATATGTGATTGCTCATCGAGAAACTAA